One Georgenia wutianyii DNA segment encodes these proteins:
- the disA gene encoding DNA integrity scanning diadenylate cyclase DisA — translation MAEKLDTLLRATLQAVAPGTELRDGLERILRGRTGALIVLGYDDVVESLCSGGFDLDVEFSATRLRELAKMDGAVVVDYPRRRIRRANVQLMPDTSVETSESGMRHRTAERVAKQTGFPVITVSQSMRIVALYVAGVRHVVEDSSAILSRANQALATLERYKARLDEVSGTLAALEIEDLVTVRDVTTVVQRLEMVSRISAEIDGYVVELGADGRLLSLQLDELIGGLAPDREYIIRDYSARAGDGVAGVLARLAALTSTELIEMSAIARALGVGGPDGQSLDDPLSPRGYRMLSRIPRLPASVVTALVEHLGPLQKLLAASTDDLQQVDGVGPQRARSVREGLSRLAESSILERYV, via the coding sequence GTGGCCGAGAAGCTCGACACGCTGCTGCGCGCCACGCTGCAGGCGGTCGCGCCAGGCACCGAGCTGCGTGACGGACTGGAGCGCATCCTGCGCGGCCGGACCGGCGCGCTCATCGTCCTCGGCTACGACGACGTCGTCGAGAGCCTGTGCTCCGGCGGCTTCGACCTCGACGTGGAGTTCTCCGCCACCCGGCTGCGCGAGCTCGCCAAGATGGACGGCGCCGTCGTCGTCGACTACCCGCGCCGACGCATCCGGCGCGCCAACGTCCAGCTCATGCCGGACACGAGCGTGGAGACGAGCGAGTCCGGCATGCGCCACCGCACGGCCGAGCGCGTGGCGAAGCAGACCGGCTTCCCGGTGATCACGGTGAGCCAGTCGATGCGCATCGTCGCCCTGTACGTGGCCGGCGTGCGCCACGTCGTCGAGGACTCCAGCGCCATCCTGTCCCGCGCCAACCAGGCCCTGGCCACCCTCGAGCGGTACAAGGCCCGCCTCGACGAGGTCTCCGGCACGCTGGCGGCGCTGGAGATCGAGGACCTCGTCACCGTCCGCGACGTCACGACCGTCGTCCAGCGCCTGGAGATGGTCTCGCGGATCTCGGCGGAGATCGACGGCTACGTCGTCGAGCTCGGGGCCGACGGACGCCTGCTGTCCCTCCAGCTCGACGAGCTCATCGGGGGCCTGGCACCGGACCGCGAGTACATCATCCGGGACTACAGCGCCCGCGCCGGAGACGGCGTCGCCGGCGTCCTCGCCCGGCTCGCGGCGCTCACCTCGACCGAGCTCATCGAGATGTCGGCGATCGCGCGCGCCCTGGGCGTCGGCGGGCCGGACGGCCAGTCCCTCGACGACCCGCTGAGCCCGCGCGGCTACCGGATGCTCTCCCGCATCCCCCGCCTGCCCGCCTCGGTCGTCACCGCCCTCGTCGAGCACCTCGGGCCGCTGCAGAAGCTGCTCGCGGCGAGCACCGACGACCTCCAGCAGGTGGACGGCGTCGGCCCGCAGCGAGCGCGGTCGGTGCGCGAGGGCCTGTCCCGGCTCGCCGAGTCCTCGATCCTCGAGCGCTACGTCTGA
- a CDS encoding ABC transporter permease subunit yields the protein MRSDHTAAVAETVEHQDAQRRRWGALRARLLQVNPSAMPTAAAIVLFVAMLVFGEVSYGGIFQSNTLSNLLINNAHLIIIAVGMTFVILTGGIDLSVGAVIAFSSVAGVMLANAGWNPWLVMVVMVAIGLLFGLVAGTLIEFFNVQPFIATLATMFLGRGLASMLSTTPERLADDSPIRLLSRRITLVDGPGVNDLELTAGGIIAVVVLLGGFFVLHRTRRGRTTYAIGGSENAASLMGLPVRSTKLMVYMVSGGLAGVAAVVYTSRLGIAQNITGTGWELDAIAAVVIGGTLLTGGAGYVLGSAVGALVLGLMNVLIVRDGGINPEMTTVITGAILLVFVLLQRGVTMRRSDL from the coding sequence ATGCGAAGCGACCACACCGCCGCCGTGGCCGAGACCGTCGAGCACCAGGACGCCCAGCGCCGTCGCTGGGGCGCGCTCCGCGCCCGGCTCCTCCAGGTCAACCCCTCGGCCATGCCCACAGCCGCGGCGATCGTCCTGTTCGTCGCCATGCTCGTCTTCGGCGAGGTGTCCTACGGGGGCATCTTCCAGTCCAACACGCTGTCCAACCTCCTCATCAACAACGCGCACCTCATCATCATCGCCGTGGGGATGACGTTCGTGATCCTCACCGGCGGGATCGACCTGTCCGTCGGCGCGGTCATCGCGTTCTCCAGCGTCGCCGGCGTCATGCTCGCCAACGCCGGGTGGAACCCCTGGCTGGTCATGGTCGTCATGGTCGCCATCGGGCTGCTCTTCGGCCTCGTCGCCGGCACCCTCATCGAGTTCTTCAACGTCCAGCCGTTCATCGCCACGCTCGCGACGATGTTCCTCGGACGGGGCCTGGCCTCGATGCTCAGCACGACCCCGGAGCGGCTGGCCGACGACTCCCCGATCCGCCTCCTCTCCCGGCGGATCACCCTCGTCGACGGCCCCGGGGTCAACGACCTGGAGCTGACTGCCGGCGGGATCATCGCCGTCGTCGTGCTCCTCGGCGGCTTCTTCGTCCTCCACCGCACCCGGCGCGGGCGCACCACCTACGCGATCGGCGGCTCGGAGAACGCCGCCTCCCTCATGGGACTGCCGGTGCGCTCCACCAAGCTCATGGTCTACATGGTCAGCGGTGGCCTGGCCGGGGTGGCCGCGGTCGTCTACACCTCCCGCCTGGGCATCGCCCAGAACATCACCGGCACCGGGTGGGAGCTCGACGCGATCGCCGCGGTCGTCATCGGCGGGACGCTCCTCACCGGAGGTGCCGGCTACGTGCTCGGCTCGGCCGTCGGGGCGCTCGTCCTGGGCCTGATGAACGTGCTGATCGTGCGCGACGGCGGGATCAACCCCGAGATGACGACGGTGATCACCGGCGCCATCCTCCTCGTCTTCGTCCTCCTCCAGCGCGGCGTCACCATGAGGCGGTCCGACCTGTAG
- a CDS encoding HhH-GPD family protein encodes MHDLHTTVAAWYARHARDLPWRRPGTTPWGVLVSEVMSQQTPVARVAPVWEQWMERWPRPADLAAASPADVLRAWHGLGYPRRALRLRECAAAVAGRFAGEVPEGEEELRSLPGVGDYTAAAVASFAHGRRALVLDTNVRRVLTRVSEGRALPPPALTVAERAHAAGLLPADPALAVRWNEGVMELGALVCTARSPRCPQCPLADRCRWRLAGSPPDADAPRRRTQAWHGTDRQARGRVMARLRALPDGASLAEEELLAGLTAADPQQPQRALAGLLADGLVGQPAPGRYALPS; translated from the coding sequence ATGCACGACCTCCACACCACCGTCGCCGCCTGGTATGCCCGCCATGCCCGCGACCTGCCGTGGCGCCGGCCCGGCACGACGCCGTGGGGCGTGCTCGTCAGCGAGGTCATGTCCCAGCAGACCCCGGTCGCCCGGGTCGCCCCGGTGTGGGAGCAGTGGATGGAGCGCTGGCCGCGGCCCGCCGACCTCGCCGCCGCCTCCCCGGCCGACGTCCTGCGTGCCTGGCACGGTCTGGGCTACCCCCGGCGGGCCCTGCGGCTGCGCGAGTGCGCCGCCGCCGTCGCCGGCCGCTTCGCCGGGGAGGTGCCGGAGGGTGAGGAGGAGCTGCGCTCGCTGCCCGGAGTGGGGGACTACACGGCGGCGGCCGTCGCAAGCTTCGCCCACGGCCGACGGGCCCTCGTCCTGGACACGAACGTCCGGCGCGTGCTCACCCGGGTGTCGGAGGGGCGGGCGCTGCCGCCGCCCGCACTCACCGTCGCCGAGCGCGCCCACGCCGCCGGTCTGCTGCCCGCCGACCCGGCGCTGGCGGTGCGGTGGAACGAGGGGGTCATGGAGCTCGGCGCGCTCGTGTGCACCGCGCGCTCACCGCGGTGCCCGCAGTGCCCGCTGGCCGACCGCTGCCGGTGGCGCCTGGCCGGCTCCCCGCCGGACGCCGACGCCCCACGGCGCCGCACCCAGGCCTGGCACGGCACCGACCGCCAGGCACGGGGCCGGGTCATGGCGCGCCTGCGCGCGCTGCCGGACGGCGCGAGCCTGGCCGAGGAGGAGCTGCTCGCCGGGCTGACGGCCGCCGACCCGCAGCAGCCGCAGCGCGCCCTCGCCGGACTCCTCGCCGACGGCCTCGTCGGGCAGCCCGCCCCCGGCCGTTACGCCCTGCCGTCCTGA
- the radA gene encoding DNA repair protein RadA — protein MSTRTQQRPAYRCTECGWSTAKWVGRCGECQAWGTVGEAGGAPTRAPAPARPAVAAQPIGDVDVETARARPSGVGELDRVLGGGIVPGAVVLLAGEPGAGKSTLLLDVAARAAQSGPGSVLYVTGEESASQVRLRAERIGAMAPRLLLTAENDLATVLGHIEAADPSLVVVDSVQTIASAAVDGAAGGVSQVREVAAALIGAAKKRHVPVILVGHVTKDGSLAGPRVLEHLVDVVCQFDGDRHSRLRLLRATKNRYGPTDEVGCFDLSDTGITGLADPSGLFLSEDRTTPVPGTCASVSLEGRRPMPTEIQALVAASSLSNPRRTTSGVDGSRTSMTLAVLQARLGLDLGGRDVYVSTVGGARAVEPAVDLAVALSVASAAADRPLVRGVVAIGEVGLTGDVRATVGVQRRLSEAARLGFTTALVPRHGADQLKAVEGMRVHPVANVQEALLVALPHEV, from the coding sequence ATGAGCACCAGGACCCAGCAGCGCCCCGCCTACCGCTGCACCGAGTGCGGCTGGAGCACGGCCAAGTGGGTCGGGCGCTGCGGGGAGTGCCAGGCCTGGGGCACGGTGGGCGAGGCGGGCGGCGCCCCCACCCGCGCCCCGGCCCCGGCCCGCCCCGCCGTCGCCGCCCAGCCCATCGGCGACGTCGACGTCGAGACGGCGCGCGCCCGGCCCTCCGGGGTCGGGGAGCTCGACCGCGTGCTCGGCGGCGGGATCGTCCCCGGCGCCGTCGTCCTCCTCGCCGGGGAGCCGGGAGCCGGCAAGTCGACCCTGCTGCTCGACGTCGCCGCCCGCGCCGCGCAGTCGGGACCGGGCTCGGTCCTCTACGTCACCGGGGAGGAGTCGGCGAGCCAGGTGCGGCTGCGCGCCGAGCGCATCGGCGCCATGGCCCCGCGCCTGCTGCTCACCGCGGAGAACGACCTCGCCACCGTCCTGGGTCACATCGAGGCCGCCGACCCCTCGCTCGTCGTCGTCGACTCCGTCCAGACCATCGCCTCGGCGGCGGTCGACGGCGCGGCCGGCGGCGTGAGCCAGGTGCGCGAGGTGGCCGCGGCCCTCATCGGCGCGGCGAAGAAGCGCCACGTGCCGGTCATCCTCGTCGGGCACGTGACCAAGGACGGCTCCCTCGCCGGTCCCCGCGTGCTCGAGCACCTCGTCGACGTCGTCTGCCAGTTCGACGGGGACCGCCACTCCCGGCTGCGTCTCCTGCGCGCGACGAAGAACCGGTACGGCCCCACCGACGAGGTCGGCTGCTTCGACCTGTCGGACACGGGCATCACCGGCCTGGCCGACCCCTCGGGACTCTTCCTCTCCGAGGACCGCACCACCCCCGTCCCGGGGACGTGCGCCTCGGTGAGCCTCGAGGGCCGCCGGCCGATGCCGACGGAGATCCAGGCGCTCGTCGCCGCGAGCTCGCTGAGCAACCCGCGCCGCACCACCTCGGGAGTCGACGGCTCCCGGACCTCGATGACCCTCGCCGTGCTCCAGGCCCGCCTCGGCCTCGACCTCGGCGGCCGGGACGTCTACGTGTCCACCGTCGGCGGCGCGCGCGCCGTCGAGCCGGCCGTCGACCTCGCGGTGGCGCTGTCCGTCGCGAGCGCCGCCGCGGACCGGCCGCTGGTCCGCGGCGTCGTCGCCATCGGCGAGGTCGGCCTCACCGGTGACGTGCGGGCCACCGTCGGGGTCCAGCGGCGGCTCAGCGAGGCCGCCCGGCTCGGCTTCACCACCGCGCTCGTCCCCCGGCACGGCGCCGACCAGCTCAAGGCGGTCGAGGGCATGCGGGTGCACCCCGTGGCCAACGTCCAGGAGGCGCTCCTCGTCGCCCTTCCCCACGAGGTCTGA
- a CDS encoding sugar ABC transporter ATP-binding protein, producing MSERAPIVEMRDISIEFPGVKALDAVDFRLFPGEIHSLMGENGAGKSTLIKALTGVYRIDSGSITVAGEPQHFSGTSDAEKAGIATVYQEINLCTNLTIGENVMLGHEVRGRFGVNWKATNKVALEQLARLGLEGLDPTKPLASLSLAVQQLIAIARAMVIEPRVLVLDEPTSSLDAKEVESLFVILRRLRDEGVAILFVSHFLEQVYAISDRLTVLRNGQFEGEYPADLPRSVLISKMIGKELEAFRSIDMTAQASSAQRHEATILDAEGLGRKGSIMPTDISLQRGAVVGLAGLLGSGRTELARLLYGADKADTGTITLRGKRTTLGSPVAALDQRIAFSTENRRDEGIIGDLTVRENLVLAVQAKRGWMRPLPRKEQDRIVAKYIEELGVRPADPERLIKNLSGGNQQKVLLGRWLATEPEILILDEPTRGIDIGAKADIQETVLKLADEGVAVLFISSELDEVVRICERILVLKDREKIAEIENGPDVTSQTIVGIIADHGAVVEEVAS from the coding sequence ATGTCTGAACGTGCACCGATCGTCGAGATGAGAGACATCTCGATCGAGTTCCCCGGGGTGAAGGCGCTCGACGCCGTCGACTTCCGGCTGTTCCCCGGCGAGATCCACTCGCTCATGGGGGAGAACGGCGCCGGCAAGTCGACCCTCATCAAGGCCCTCACCGGCGTCTACCGGATCGACTCCGGGTCGATCACCGTGGCCGGTGAGCCCCAGCACTTCTCCGGCACGTCCGACGCCGAGAAGGCCGGCATCGCGACCGTGTACCAGGAGATCAACCTCTGCACGAACCTCACCATCGGTGAGAACGTCATGCTCGGCCACGAGGTCCGGGGCCGGTTCGGCGTCAACTGGAAGGCGACCAACAAGGTCGCGCTCGAGCAGCTCGCCCGGCTCGGCCTCGAAGGGCTCGACCCGACCAAGCCGCTCGCCAGCCTCTCCCTCGCCGTCCAGCAGCTCATCGCGATCGCCCGGGCCATGGTCATCGAGCCGCGGGTGCTCGTCCTGGACGAGCCGACCTCCAGCCTCGACGCCAAGGAGGTCGAGAGCCTCTTCGTCATCCTGCGCCGACTGCGCGACGAGGGCGTGGCCATCCTCTTCGTCTCCCACTTCCTCGAGCAGGTCTACGCGATCAGCGACCGGCTCACCGTGCTGCGCAACGGGCAGTTCGAGGGGGAGTACCCGGCGGACCTTCCCCGCTCCGTCCTCATCTCCAAGATGATCGGCAAGGAGCTCGAGGCGTTCCGCTCGATCGACATGACCGCCCAGGCGAGCAGCGCCCAGCGGCACGAGGCGACGATCCTCGACGCCGAGGGGCTGGGTCGCAAGGGCTCGATCATGCCGACGGACATCAGCCTGCAGCGCGGGGCGGTCGTCGGACTGGCCGGCCTCCTCGGCTCGGGCCGCACCGAGCTCGCCCGGCTGCTCTACGGCGCCGACAAGGCCGACACCGGGACCATCACGCTGCGCGGGAAGAGGACGACGCTCGGCTCCCCGGTCGCCGCGCTCGATCAGCGGATCGCCTTCTCCACGGAGAACCGACGCGACGAGGGCATCATCGGCGACCTCACCGTCCGCGAGAACCTCGTGCTCGCCGTCCAGGCGAAGCGTGGCTGGATGCGTCCGCTGCCCCGCAAGGAGCAGGACCGGATCGTCGCCAAGTACATCGAGGAGCTGGGCGTGCGGCCCGCCGACCCCGAGCGCCTCATCAAGAACCTCTCCGGCGGCAACCAGCAGAAGGTGCTCCTCGGGCGCTGGCTGGCCACCGAGCCGGAGATCCTCATCCTCGACGAGCCCACCCGCGGCATCGACATCGGGGCCAAGGCGGACATCCAGGAGACGGTCCTCAAGCTCGCCGACGAGGGCGTCGCCGTCCTGTTCATCTCCTCCGAGCTCGACGAGGTGGTGCGCATCTGCGAGCGCATCCTCGTGCTCAAGGACCGGGAGAAGATCGCCGAGATCGAGAACGGTCCCGACGTCACCTCCCAGACCATCGTGGGGATCATCGCCGACCACGGCGCCGTAGTGGAAGAGGTGGCGTCGTGA
- a CDS encoding substrate-binding domain-containing protein: MSLKRSRHILAASTAMVAALALGACGNGDGSDGSTDAGDGGTADGDLVTVGFVAVGPEGAWRQANEQNIQDTFTEEAGYELKFAPAANLDQASQISAFTSFVDEGVDVILLSATEGSGWEDSLRRAQEAEIPVILIDRGIEPDDTSLYVSRIAPDNMEVSSAVAEWAVSEFPDGGRYFVLEGPAGVSVVNERNEGWDAVMDDQPQFERVGAQTANWSTEEARSVFETVLSSEGNDIDIVFAQNDEMGLGAALAAEAAGLQPGVDVQIATIDGTQNALEALAEGRLSFVAEYNPLFGETAMEVVEKVLAGEEVESYIIVPSETFDSPEAAQEALPNRQF; encoded by the coding sequence ATGAGCTTGAAGAGGTCTCGGCACATCCTCGCGGCGTCGACCGCGATGGTTGCAGCACTCGCACTGGGGGCGTGCGGCAACGGGGACGGGAGCGACGGCTCGACCGACGCGGGGGACGGCGGCACCGCCGACGGCGACCTCGTCACCGTCGGCTTCGTCGCGGTCGGGCCGGAGGGCGCCTGGCGCCAGGCGAACGAGCAGAACATCCAGGACACCTTCACCGAGGAGGCCGGCTACGAGCTGAAGTTCGCGCCGGCGGCCAACCTCGACCAGGCCTCCCAGATCTCCGCCTTCACCTCCTTCGTCGACGAGGGCGTGGACGTCATCCTCCTGTCGGCGACCGAGGGCTCCGGCTGGGAGGACTCCCTGCGCCGGGCGCAGGAGGCCGAGATCCCGGTCATCCTCATCGACCGTGGCATCGAGCCGGACGACACGAGCCTCTACGTCAGCCGCATCGCCCCGGACAACATGGAGGTCTCCTCCGCCGTCGCCGAGTGGGCCGTCTCCGAGTTCCCCGACGGCGGGCGCTACTTCGTCCTCGAGGGCCCGGCCGGCGTCTCCGTCGTCAACGAGCGCAACGAGGGCTGGGACGCCGTCATGGACGACCAGCCCCAGTTCGAGCGCGTGGGCGCCCAGACCGCCAACTGGTCCACCGAGGAGGCACGCAGCGTCTTCGAGACCGTCCTGAGCTCCGAGGGCAACGACATCGACATCGTCTTCGCCCAGAACGACGAGATGGGCCTCGGGGCGGCCCTGGCCGCAGAGGCTGCCGGTCTCCAGCCCGGCGTCGACGTGCAGATCGCGACCATCGACGGCACGCAGAACGCCCTCGAGGCGCTCGCCGAGGGACGCCTGAGCTTCGTCGCCGAGTACAACCCGCTGTTCGGCGAGACGGCCATGGAGGTCGTCGAGAAGGTCCTCGCCGGCGAGGAGGTGGAGTCCTACATCATCGTCCCGAGCGAGACGTTCGACTCCCCGGAGGCCGCCCAGGAGGCGCTGCCCAACCGCCAGTTCTGA
- a CDS encoding L-ribulose-5-phosphate 4-epimerase: protein MRLSDQSEATRAAVERTRQRVSDLHAELPRNGLVVWTAGNVSERVPGADLFVIKPSGVSYDELSPDVMVVCTLDGEKVPDDGTPARLVPSSDTAAHAYVYRHRPDVGGVVHTHSTYATAWAARGEEIPCVLTMMADEFGGPVPVGPFAIIGDDSIGRGIVETLAGSRSPAVLMRNHGPFTVGKDARAAVKAAVMVEEVARAVHVARQLGEPLPIDQRYIDSLYDRYQNVYGQGVAPGNEGSR, encoded by the coding sequence ATGAGACTGAGTGACCAGAGCGAGGCGACCCGCGCGGCCGTCGAGCGCACACGGCAGCGGGTGAGCGACCTGCACGCCGAGCTGCCGCGCAACGGGCTCGTCGTGTGGACGGCGGGGAACGTGTCCGAGCGGGTGCCCGGCGCGGACCTCTTCGTCATCAAGCCCTCCGGGGTGTCCTACGACGAGCTCTCGCCCGACGTCATGGTCGTGTGCACGCTCGACGGGGAGAAGGTGCCCGACGACGGCACCCCGGCGAGGCTCGTGCCCTCCTCCGACACCGCGGCGCACGCCTACGTCTACCGGCACCGGCCGGACGTCGGCGGCGTCGTGCACACCCACTCCACCTACGCCACGGCGTGGGCGGCGCGCGGGGAGGAGATCCCCTGCGTGCTCACGATGATGGCCGACGAGTTCGGCGGGCCGGTGCCGGTCGGGCCGTTCGCGATCATCGGGGACGACTCCATCGGCCGGGGGATCGTCGAGACGCTCGCGGGCAGCCGGTCACCGGCCGTCCTCATGCGCAACCACGGGCCGTTCACCGTCGGCAAGGACGCCCGCGCCGCCGTCAAGGCCGCCGTCATGGTCGAGGAGGTGGCGCGCGCCGTCCACGTCGCGCGCCAGCTGGGCGAGCCGCTCCCGATCGACCAGCGGTACATCGACTCGCTCTACGACCGCTACCAGAACGTCTACGGACAGGGCGTCGCGCCCGGAAACGAAGGATCACGATGA
- a CDS encoding LacI family DNA-binding transcriptional regulator, with protein sequence MSTQVRRPPVMSDVAARAGVSHQTVSRVLNTPELVRPETQERVRAAIKELGYRRNLSARALATSRTRMIGVINPSIRRLGPSHTTMAIQEAARQAGYATISASAEDTAANPHETLDFFLSLAVEGVVVVAPTTDIAEATLGLAGSLPIVIIAAGLAVEQPFHLVAVDHERGAHDATRHLIDLGHRDIVHVAGPENWFDARARVAGWRAALQEAGLPVPEVVPGGWDASQGYEAMQEVLRRPTLPTAVFAANDLLALGVMRALHEAGVRIPEDVAVVGYDDVAGSDYYHPPLTTVRQPFDEVGRQAIEVLLAVIDGEDPAEILSRPELVVRESSGGPR encoded by the coding sequence GTGAGCACTCAGGTCAGGCGACCGCCGGTGATGTCGGACGTCGCTGCGCGCGCGGGTGTCTCCCACCAGACCGTCTCCCGCGTCCTCAACACCCCCGAGCTCGTCCGCCCCGAGACCCAGGAGCGGGTCCGCGCGGCGATCAAGGAGCTCGGCTACCGCCGCAACCTCTCCGCCCGCGCGCTGGCGACGAGCCGCACGCGGATGATCGGCGTCATCAACCCCTCGATCCGCCGCCTCGGCCCCAGCCACACGACGATGGCGATCCAGGAGGCCGCCCGGCAGGCCGGCTACGCGACGATCTCCGCGAGCGCCGAGGACACCGCCGCCAACCCCCACGAGACGCTCGACTTCTTCCTCAGCCTCGCGGTCGAGGGCGTCGTCGTCGTGGCCCCGACCACCGACATCGCCGAGGCGACCCTCGGGCTCGCCGGCTCCCTGCCCATCGTCATCATCGCCGCGGGTCTCGCGGTCGAGCAGCCGTTCCACCTCGTCGCCGTCGACCACGAGCGCGGCGCGCACGACGCCACCCGCCACCTCATCGACCTCGGGCACCGCGACATCGTCCACGTCGCCGGCCCGGAGAACTGGTTCGACGCCCGTGCCCGCGTCGCCGGCTGGCGCGCCGCGCTGCAGGAGGCCGGCCTCCCCGTCCCCGAGGTCGTCCCCGGCGGCTGGGACGCCAGTCAGGGCTACGAGGCGATGCAGGAGGTCCTGCGCCGCCCGACGCTCCCCACGGCCGTCTTCGCGGCGAACGACCTGCTCGCCCTCGGCGTCATGCGTGCGCTCCACGAGGCGGGCGTGCGCATCCCCGAGGACGTTGCCGTCGTCGGCTACGACGACGTCGCCGGCAGCGACTACTACCACCCGCCGCTCACCACCGTGCGCCAGCCGTTCGACGAGGTCGGACGCCAGGCCATCGAGGTGCTCCTCGCCGTCATCGACGGCGAGGACCCCGCCGAGATCCTCTCCCGTCCCGAGCTCGTCGTGCGCGAGTCCTCGGGCGGGCCCCGCTGA
- a CDS encoding ABC transporter permease: MNVRDLARRALAARYIWAVVAILILLAVNLVRDPGYLAVAVNPVTENLSGNLLDILRNAAPILMIAVGMCLVISTSGIDLSVGSVMAVSGAVSMELLSSADGAPSAAFTAILLALLVSTVIGVVNGLLVAVVGLQPFITTLVMMLAGRGIAKVITSGQNTTARNETFRWIANGHVLGFPVVILLALAVVLVVGLVVRRTALGLMIESIGINARASRMVGIKPRGLLITVYSVSGLLAGIAGLFTVSTVMTVDVSQTGSAMEMDAILAVVIGGTALAGGKFSLTGAVAGAFLIATLNKTVVFLGVPSSATPAFKAVVIIVICLIQSERVRGYVSSRRRVPATRAKEGVA, from the coding sequence GTGAACGTCCGTGACCTGGCCCGCAGGGCGCTCGCGGCCCGCTACATCTGGGCGGTCGTCGCGATCCTCATCCTCCTCGCCGTCAACCTCGTGCGGGACCCGGGCTACCTCGCCGTCGCGGTCAACCCGGTGACGGAGAACCTCTCGGGCAACCTGCTCGACATCCTGCGCAACGCCGCGCCGATCCTCATGATCGCCGTCGGCATGTGCCTGGTGATCTCCACCAGCGGCATCGACCTGTCCGTCGGCTCCGTCATGGCGGTGTCCGGTGCGGTGTCCATGGAGCTGCTCAGCTCGGCGGACGGCGCGCCCTCCGCCGCCTTCACCGCGATCCTCCTCGCCCTGCTCGTGAGCACGGTGATCGGGGTGGTCAACGGGCTGCTCGTCGCGGTCGTCGGGCTGCAACCCTTCATCACGACGCTCGTCATGATGCTCGCCGGCCGAGGCATCGCCAAGGTCATCACCTCGGGCCAGAACACGACGGCGCGCAACGAGACGTTCCGCTGGATCGCCAACGGGCACGTCCTCGGCTTCCCCGTCGTCATCCTCCTCGCCCTCGCCGTCGTCCTCGTCGTCGGGCTCGTCGTCCGGCGCACCGCGCTCGGCCTCATGATCGAGTCCATCGGCATCAACGCCAGGGCCAGCCGCATGGTCGGCATCAAGCCGCGCGGCCTGCTCATCACGGTCTACTCCGTGAGCGGCCTGCTCGCCGGGATCGCCGGCCTGTTCACGGTGTCCACGGTGATGACCGTCGACGTGTCCCAGACGGGCTCGGCGATGGAGATGGACGCCATCCTCGCCGTCGTCATCGGCGGCACGGCGCTCGCCGGCGGCAAGTTCTCCCTCACCGGCGCGGTGGCCGGCGCGTTCCTCATCGCGACCCTGAACAAGACGGTCGTGTTCCTCGGGGTGCCGTCCTCGGCGACCCCCGCGTTCAAGGCGGTCGTCATCATCGTCATCTGCCTGATCCAGTCCGAGCGAGTGCGCGGGTACGTCTCCTCACGCCGTCGCGTGCCCGCGACCCGCGCGAAGGAAGGGGTGGCCTGA
- a CDS encoding aldose-1-epimerase, whose product MPVPAPAVELTAGDYAATVVPTGAGLASLTWRGRHVVVPHEPEELPLGYLGKTLVPWPNRIADGTYEYDGERHEVPVNERATGAALHGLACWSVWQVVERSAEHVVLELELAPRYGYPFHLHSSVTYRLSPEGGLDVRITSRNIGTRTAPYGSSTHPYLTCDLRPVDECTLRVPATTVLTVDERLRPVATSPAGDVGLDLPGTAPMGTTQVDHAFTGLPDGGWTVSLADESLRVRLHADAPWVQVYSGERVERRGVAVEPMTCPPDAFNSGTDLVELAPGESHTLALRIDAVEG is encoded by the coding sequence GTGCCCGTCCCTGCCCCCGCCGTCGAGCTCACCGCCGGTGACTACGCCGCGACCGTCGTGCCCACCGGAGCCGGCCTCGCGTCCCTGACGTGGCGGGGCCGCCACGTCGTCGTGCCGCACGAGCCGGAGGAGCTCCCGCTCGGGTACCTCGGCAAGACGCTCGTGCCGTGGCCCAACCGCATCGCCGACGGCACCTACGAGTACGACGGCGAGCGCCACGAGGTCCCGGTCAACGAGCGCGCCACGGGCGCGGCGCTGCACGGCCTGGCGTGCTGGAGCGTGTGGCAGGTCGTGGAGCGCTCGGCCGAGCACGTCGTCCTCGAGCTCGAGCTCGCCCCCCGCTACGGCTACCCGTTCCACCTCCACAGCAGCGTCACCTACCGCCTCTCCCCCGAGGGCGGGCTCGACGTCCGGATCACCTCGCGGAACATCGGCACCCGGACCGCGCCCTACGGCTCCTCGACCCACCCCTACCTCACGTGCGACCTGCGTCCCGTCGACGAGTGCACCCTCCGCGTGCCGGCGACCACGGTCCTCACCGTCGACGAGCGGCTGCGCCCGGTCGCGACCTCACCGGCGGGCGACGTCGGGCTCGACCTGCCGGGGACGGCGCCGATGGGCACGACGCAGGTCGACCACGCCTTCACCGGCCTGCCCGACGGCGGGTGGACGGTCTCCCTCGCGGACGAGTCCCTGCGGGTGCGCCTGCACGCCGACGCCCCGTGGGTGCAGGTCTACAGCGGCGAGCGGGTCGAGCGGCGCGGCGTGGCCGTCGAGCCGATGACCTGCCCGCCCGACGCCTTCAACTCCGGCACCGACCTCGTCGAGCTCGCCCCCGGCGAGTCGCACACGCTCGCGCTGCGCATCGACGCCGTCGAGGGCTGA